GCTCGGCGGTCACCACCAGCGCCTTCGTGCCCGCGTCGGCTTGGGTGGCGTGAGGATCAACTTTTTCAGCAAGGTCGTGGGAGCCAACTTGGTAGGTCCCGTTTTCGGAGTTCTCTACGCATATCCATCCGCGAGCGCATGGAGAAGAAGCTAACATATTCCCCCACCCACCAGTTCGCCAAGAACGGCGTCATCCACGCCGTTGACCACCTCCTCGTCCCACCTCCCATGGTCGGTCGTATCATCTCGCTCTTCCCTCAGCAGTTCTCCACCCTGCTGCTGGCATTTGAGAAGACCGACTTCACCAACTACATCCACAAGGTTCCCATGGCCGGCGGGACCGTCTTTGCCCCGTCCAACCGCGCCTTTGCGCGCCTTGGCCCTCGCGCCAACGCCTTCCTCTTCAACACCGAGACGGGCATCAAGTACCTCAAGGCGATCCTCAAGTACCACATCGTGGCCAACCAGACCCTTTACAGCGACGCGTTTTACGGACCCGAGCACCGCGAGAACGCCCCGGcctctgacgaggaagacgacATGGTCGCCGAGGGCGGATCGCACTACCACATCGACCTCCCCACCCTCCTGGACGGCAAGAACGTCGCCGTCGATGTCGCCCGCTGGGGAGGCTGGTACCGCGTCAAGATCAACGGCTACATCCCCGTGACCGTGCAGGACCTGCCCGCCCGCAACGGCGTCATCCAGGTCGTAGGCCGCGTACTGATCCCGCCCCACAAGCACGGCAAGGTTGACGGTGACAGTGTTGTCGACGGCGAGATCGAGGTAGAGGAGCTCAAGGAGAGGCTCAAGGGTTATGTCGAggcggacgacgaggaggacatTGGTGAGCTGTGAGCGGTGAAATTTTGTACAAAACGTTAATTCGACCCGATGTCTAAGGCAGCTACTAGATAGTATGTGGTTTGTACGCTGGGAGAAAAATAGGAAAAAGCAGAATCACGATTTGCAGATGGATGAAATGAAAGTCCTGATGATACGTTGACGTTGTGAAATCACATGCGATACGGTCCACATGAATCTTTGAAGTTGAGACACTTCGCTGGCGTTTTTGTGAAGGCAAGACAAATAATGAAGCTAAGATTCCTGAGTACTAAGTGTATACCAAAAGAAATAGCTGTAGAGTGACTTGATCAAATGGGTCTACCATCACTGGTTGGCACCTGACCAGCTCGATATGAATAGCACCTGAATACCTGAATGCatgcattttctttttcttttttcttcttttccccgTTCGGACACCGGAAAAGCCATTGGTGTTAATTGTATCCAATTTCGTACTGTTGAAGATTGAATTTGTATATCTCTCCTCAACCTGTGTGTTGATACGTATACCATGGGTAGATGTGCAATGATCCCATGAGCACGAGATTTTGTCTGCGTCAATGAGGGGGTAAGCCCCCAAGTTCGCCACAGAAAACAAGGTCCAATGCTGCAGACAAAAAGCACATGCTCAGTGCAatggctacctaggtagagaGACTCATCAAAGGTGTTTGAGTGGTTGGCCGTAGCTTttttgataaaaaaaaaaaaaaaagaacaaaagacaGTAAAAAGCACACCGCTGGACTTTTAGTTAACATTTGCTCTGGAAAACACAGTGTGGTAGGATCCGTATCACCACTGAATACGTACCTACGGTACTTATTGTACACTTCGTACCAAACCCGAGTCTTGACTGTCGAGTCAGTGATCCCATAATCTGCCATTGTCAAATGGTCCAGTAATAATGATGCGAAACATCTGTCACTCTTCCCAAAGCCTACTGCGCTATTGCTGGACCCTGCTCGTCCTAACATGTGGTTTGTTCGGCTAATGTTTTAGCCCAATCTCCAGAAGGCTTGTGTTTACTTGCCGTTCCTTGCGTTGACTCAGTTTTAGCCCACGAGTTTAATcatttggaaaaaaaaagtggttCATCTATGTTTTTGCCAAAGATTCGAGAAAAGAGTTTGGTCATTGCCGTGTACAAGCTGCCCTATTTCCATGAGTATATGATGCTGACAGACACGATATGAAGCAAGCATTAGATTTTCATCCTCACTCCGATacaaaggaaacaaaaaggcAGGTCTAAAGGATTTGCCAAACAAGGCGCCGACTACCTCCTCATCGGCAAGGCCGAGTCCAAACATGACAGAACCTAGCAACTGTTAGTACCTCCTTAATCAAACATCCACAAGGATCGACGGGGTTAAGCACTTACATCTGCACCAACGATGCCCTGGTTGGCAAGGTATCTACCCATACCCCGGATGAGCTCAATTTGCTCGTCGGGCGTCAAGCCCGTGATAGCGTCCTCCATTATTCCTCCTAGGCCCATCTTGTGTGTCGCGATAAAGGTGTGATAGTAGACGTATGTGAAGAATCCCATCGTAAATTGGCAGTCCATGCGGTCAGTCATACCGCCGTGGCCAGGAATCGAGTCGCCAAAATCCTTGATCTTGAATGTGCGCTTGAGACCCGAAGCGAAGAATCCACCGAATGGGGCGATGAGCGACGCGAATGTGGACAGGATCAGGGTGTGCAGCTGAACGGGCGCCATAGTAATGCTAAGCTTGCCAAAATCGCGCGGCAGGAAGACGAAGTCGGGCATTGTCCACGTCGTCGGGAGGAAGGCCGGGTTCGGGTCACAGGAGAGGCCGGTGAACACATTTGCTCCCAGGTCCTAGAGCATCATTAGCAAATGGCAGACGGAGTGGCCAAGAACGGAGAACTTACATTGACAGGGCAAATGAAGTACTTGCTGCGCGTGAGGAAGTGAGTGAGAAGTATTCCAAACAGCACAGTCATAACCCATGCGCCAACAAAACCCTCAACCGTCTTCTTGGGCGACAGCTTGATGAGCTGGGTGCGCCCAAAGGTAATACCGCAGATGTAGGCCCAGATGTCGTTTGTAATCACCAGCGCAGCAGGGAGGAAGAACCAAATCATACCCTCAAAGATGTTGTTCATGACGAAATGAGCTTGCACAACAATCAGGTACAGTGCCATATGCGTCCAGGCAAAGTTGGTAAACTGGAACTTGTAGTGTCCAGCCTGGAGAGACATGACGAAGAAGACAAAGCCGAATACATATAGGATAAAGCTGATGAAGCGGTGGTGGGTGGCAAGCGGCAGCAAGACTTTGTCGACAAGTACGATGTGCTTAAAGTAGTATATGACGCTCTCGCCGTACAGGAAGTACATGGTCGATGCGAGCCAGTACCAGTTGAGGCTTTTGGCGGAGCTCAAGGATCGGGCCTTGCTGGGAACATTGGCGATGGCGATGACCTCTTTGAAGGAGATGATCTGAATTGCGGTAATGATCAAGATGATGTAGATGTGTCCCATAAACAGGGCGCCGAAGAAGATGGCGATCATGACAAATGTCCATAGTGTCCGCGTGATAAAGTtggccttcttcttttcgtaATCTGCCACTGCTTGGGCTTGGGGTGTTGGGGGTGCCTGGAATGTGGTCAGCTAAGGTCAGCGCTCATTCAAATCGCGACACCATGCCGGGTAGCCCTCGCCGCGCCGGAACTCGTACCTCTTGTATGTTGTTCAGAGTGCTGGTGGATCGCATCTTCGTCGGCGACCCATCTTCGCTGGCCTCTGAAAAGCTGGATCGGCGCCCGTCCGAGTAGCCATTTTTACGATGAGGGAAACTTACCCCTCTGCGCGGCTTCGTCATGATCGCGATGGGGTTCGGTTGCGAGGTGGTATTATCGTGTTGTGGGCGGGAAAGTGAGGCTTTTGACTTTTGTGCTGATGGTGCAAAGCAAGCAGATTTTGTTTTGCGCGAATGTAGGCAGTCCGATGACGTGCCAGCAGTTCAGCAGGTTCTCACGCAAACAGAGCTGTGCGTTGCGATTTGCTGGAGCTGCAGGTGAGCTTAGCTTGGCCACGAGTCGTCGACTCGTTTTGCGGCTAGTCGGATCGAATTTTGGTCAGGACTTTGATGTGGTCGCCTTTGTCTCTGGTGGACAATAAAATGGACTTGGCTGTCGCTGCCTCGATTATTTTCAGTAGCCCGCTGTCAAGGTGTTATAATCAGGTCGGctccttttttccctcagGGATGCAGTGCGCGATCTCTCGACAATCTGAAATGTGGGCACGTCCTCGTCAGTGCAGTTTTCGGATTTGCTTGCATTGATTTCCAATTTGGCCCCCGTCGACGTCAATTTGTGGCTTGACCAGGGTGATCCGGCCATCTCGGATGCaacctggtttttttttttgctgatgtTTTAGCTACCTGCCAAGGTAGTCAGCGAGTCGCGTGGCTTCACCTTTGTTGGGCTTGTGGCTGAGGCCATTACTGATTTGTTAGGTGAGAAGTCATGACGACACCCTTGTCACATGCAAAAATTACAGGGTCTATCAAGTGGAGAAAGAGGCGTTACGGCTCCACCCGGTCCAACGATTCTTCTTGGAAATTTGGGCGAGCTACCTAATTACGGTACTGAACAATTCCTGCCCTGCGCGTTTCGACGCGTCTAGCGATCTCTGGCGGGGCACAGACAGACCCGATTCAACGTCACATACAGCTGGCTACCTAGCTACCAATGGCTACTGTCCCTCTGATTGACAAGacaaccagcggcggcgatgGATGACTTTTCCGATGATGGCTTTGACGACTTGCCGGATAATGCTCTTCAGGAACTAGAAAACACTGCCATTCAGTTCACTCAGGCCCAGACACAGATCCAACAGCCTAGTCAGCCGAGGGAAGTGTTTGACTTAGACTTTGAGGATGATGACCTTGACGACACCGTAGTTTTTGACGAACTTGCTCAACACCCTGCTAAACCGCCTCAACTACCACAAGGTCGCGTTGCCCCAGCTGTTACCCAGCCTCGGCAACAATGGAGTGCGACTCCCGTGGCGCATTCCCATAGTGCTCTTTCGAACCGACCCAGGTATCCGAATTCCTCACAAACTGGTGCAGCACCTTACGGTCAACAGGGCCCTCCTAGCAGCGCCCGACCTGCTTCAACCTTTCAACGACCTCCTTCCCGCGTTGTTCCCCCTCCACGTCCCGCACATCCAACTACTGGCCGACATCAACAACATGCCGGATTTACAGGCCAGCAAAGTCAGTTCACGGCGCCCCAACCGACTGGTGGAGCTCCAAATGAGATTATCGCTGCGCTCCAAGCTCGTGTGAACGCCCTGCAGAAGGACCTTACAACTACCAAGGGAGAGTCGGCGCTGCTGCGAAGCAAACTGCAGGATGCCCAGGCTGCGCATGAGGCCGATCTGCAGCGGCTGCGGAAGGCGAACGCAGAACAACTCGCCAAGCAAGAGCGTATAGCCGAACAGGCTTTGGCGGCGGAGAAGACGGCAGCAACCGAGCTTCAATTTGACCAGCAGGACTTGAAAGACGGGAGCAGGCATAGAAAAGGGAAGAAGCCAGATAAAGAAAAGGACGGCAACCACGATGTTGGCTCAACAACCCCGAAAAAGGGTGCTGGTGCCCGCACAAACTGGGGCATGGCAGATGGTTTTGACGATATGGAGCTTGTGCCCAGCCCAAGCAAGggggcaacccgtcgatCCAGAGACCCTGTCGCCATTCAGCCGCCAATACTATCGCAGGTTGAGAGGACGCCAACCAAAGGCAAGCGGAAAAGACCGGCAGTGGACAGCCCATTGTTGGAATTGGAGACGGATGATGTTGTCATGTTGGATGGGCAGCCATCCGTTAAAGGCcgagctgctgctcctctCAACTTCCGGCCCGCAGCGCTTCCGTTTGATGTATGTTCGCTGGTATATTTATACAGACAGATCTCCTCTGAGGAAAACGCATCTCACGTCATCCTGAACACTGACcaatctctttttttgtccagTTCTTAACACTTGTACTGGATCACGGCGCTGTCCACGGCCAGCCCTTGACATTTGATCTGTTTGCGCGGTACTCATTCCCATCCGACCAGTCTCAGACGTTTGCATCTCTGATTTTCTCAAAGCTTCCATTGCTGGGAAATCCGCTCGAACCTGTTCGTCTTCTCATTGACTTTGCCCATTTGCTCATAGAGCTATGGTCTCAATGCTTGCACGAAAAGTACTATGAGCCTATATATGACCTCGTGGCGCTTCTTTCGTTCACATTACAGCTACAGACAACGTCTGTTGCGCCCCATATAATATCCTACCTCTTGCCTATTGCACAAGCAACCATACACTTACTTGCAATCCCCCTCTTCGAGAGCCTGGATGGAGATATATCTAATAGCCAGGATCCTGCCATCGAACGATTGCTTGTAAACATCGATACCACTAGCGTCCTCGGCGTAATGTACCTGGCAGCCCTGGGATGCCTAACTCCTTCGCCGAAAGACTCAATAAACCGTCAGTCGTTGTCTGAAAGCCCCAACCCGTCTTTTATACAGCAATACTGGAGCACGATCCAGCCCGAGTTTGTTCTCACGATGCTGTctcccaaacaaaagcctGAAGATCTCCTTGGCATGCTCGTTCTACTCCGTACATCATCATTCTCGGCTTCCGTAGGCCCGCTCACTGACGAGCCAAGCAAGAACGTCGACGTCGTGGCGCCAGTGCTCATTGACCGCATCAGCTACTTTCTAGCCGAACCCCCTACCAGATGGGCACCAGCACGCAGTCGGCGGCAGTGCGAGGCTCGGCTGGCTGCACTGGAAACCCTTGTCAGTTTCTCGCGCAGCCCATTTGGGCTTGCCAAGCTGGTTCAGAGCAACAATGCCATCCCAAGGGTCGTTGCCGCGCTGAGCGGGGCCATTGACCAGCTGTACGACATGGACATCCCAAGTGCTATCCCAAATATAGGGGAGATAGACGTatacaaggacaagaagccATCGCAGGCTGATCCGGACGCGACTCAAGATCAAGGACCTCCACCGTCTGCACCAGTCACACCTGCGTTATCGGACACAAAGCAAGAGAACGAGAACACAGCCGATCTCAAACCCCCGGCTGCTCTGCTGCATGCGCTCATTGCAT
This DNA window, taken from Pyricularia oryzae 70-15 chromosome 6, whole genome shotgun sequence, encodes the following:
- a CDS encoding phosphatidate cytidylyltransferase → MTKPRRGVSFPHRKNGYSDGRRSSFSEASEDGSPTKMRSTSTLNNIQEAPPTPQAQAVADYEKKKANFITRTLWTFVMIAIFFGALFMGHIYIILIITAIQIISFKEVIAIANVPSKARSLSSAKSLNWYWLASTMYFLYGESVIYYFKHIVLVDKVLLPLATHHRFISFILYVFGFVFFVMSLQAGHYKFQFTNFAWTHMALYLIVVQAHFVMNNIFEGMIWFFLPAALVITNDIWAYICGITFGRTQLIKLSPKKTVEGFVGAWVMTVLFGILLTHFLTRSKYFICPVNDLGANVFTGLSCDPNPAFLPTTWTMPDFVFLPRDFGKLSITMAPVQLHTLILSTFASLIAPFGGFFASGLKRTFKIKDFGDSIPGHGGMTDRMDCQFTMGFFTYVYYHTFIATHKMGLGGIMEDAITGLTPDEQIELIRGMGRYLANQGIVGADVLSCLDSALPMRR